A single window of Balaenoptera ricei isolate mBalRic1 chromosome 15, mBalRic1.hap2, whole genome shotgun sequence DNA harbors:
- the VPS16 gene encoding vacuolar protein sorting-associated protein 16 homolog isoform X1 → MDCYTANWNPLGDSAFYRTSLGDPCISQIAVILCQFASLKYELYSMDWDLKEELRDCLVAAAPYGGPIALLRNPGRKEKPASARPVLEIYSASGVPLASLLWKSGPMVSLGWSAEEELLCVQEDGVVLVYGLHGDFRRHFSMGNEVLQNRVLDARIFHTEFGSGVAILTGAHRFTLSANVGDLKLRRMPEVPGLQSAPSCWTTVCQDRVAHILLAVGPDLYLLDHAACSAVIPPGLAPGVSSFLQMAVSFTYRHLALFTDTGYIWMGTASLKEKLCEFNCNIRAPPKQMVWCSRPRSKERAVVVAWERRLMVVGDAPEGIQFVLDEDSYLVPELDGVRIFSCSTHEFLHEVPVASEEIFKIASMAPGALLLEAQKEYEKESQKADEYLREIQELGQLPQAVQQCIEAAGHEHWPDMQKSLLRAASFGKCFLDRFPPDSFVRMCQDLRVLNAIRDYHIGIPLTYSQYKQLTIQVLLDRLVLRRLYPLAIQICEYLRLPEVQGVSRILAHWACYKVQQKDVSDEDVARAINQKLGDTPGVSYSDIAARAYGCGRTELAIKLLEYEPRSGEQVPLLLKMKRSKLALSKAIESGDTDLVFTVLLHLKNELNRGDFFMTLRNQPMALSLYRQFCKHQELETLKDLYNQDDNHQELGSFHIRASYAAEERIEGRVAALQTAADAFYKAKNEFAAKATEDQMRLLRLQRRLEDELGGRFLDLSLHDTVTTLILSGQNKRAEQLARDFRIPDKRLWWLKLTALADLEDWEELEKFSKSKKSPIGYLPFVEICMKQHNKYEAKKYASRVGPEQKVKALLLVGDVAQAADVAIEHRSEAEMSLVLSHCTGATDGATADKIQRARAQAQKK, encoded by the exons ATGGACTGCTACACCGCGAACTGGAACCCGCTTGGGGACTCTGCCTTTTACCG CACGTCTCTTGGTGATCCATGCATATCTCAGATTGCAGTCATCTTGTGCCAGTTTGCCAGTTT GAAATATGAGCTGTATAGCATGGACTGGGACCTGAAGGAGGAACTGAGGGACTGCCTGGTGGCCGCCGCGCCCTATGGGGGCCCCATTG CGCTGCTGAGGAACCCTGGGCGGAAGGAGAAGCCTGCCAGCGCACGGCCAGTTCTCGAGATCTACTCGGCTTCTGGTGTGCCTCTGGCCAGTCTGCTG TGGAAGAGTGGGCCCATGGTGTCCCTGGGCTGGTCAGCTGAGGAGGAGCTGCTCTGTGTGCAGGAAGACGGGGTCGTGCTGGTTTATGGGCTTCATGGTGACTTCCGGAGACACTTCAGCATGGGCAAT GAGGTGCTCCAGAACCGGGTTCTAGATGCCCGGATCTTCCATACTGAGTTTGGTTCTGGGGTGGCCATCCTCACAGGGGCTCACCGCTTCACCCTCAGTGCCAATGTGGGCGACCTCAAACTCCGCCGGATGCCAGAGGTGCCAG GTCTGCAGAGTGCACCCTCATGCTGGACCACAGTGTGCCAGGACCGAGTGGCACACATTCTTCTGGCTGTAGGACCTGATCTTTACCTCCTGGATCACGCAGCCTGCTCTGCAGTG ATACCACCTGGCCTAGCTCCAGGAGTGAGCAGCTTCCTGCAGATGGCTGTCTCCTTCACCTACAGACACCTGGCGCTCTTCACAGACACAGGGTACATCTGGATGGGGACAGCATCTCTCAAG GAGAAGCTGTGTGAGTTCAACTGCAACATCCGGGCTCCCCCGAAGCAGATGGTCTG GTGCAGCCGTCCTCGCAGCAAGGAGAGGGCCGTTGTGGTAGCCTGGGAGAGGCGGCTAATGGTGGTGGGCGACGCACCTGAGGGCATCCA GTTCGTGCTGGATGAGGACTCCTACCTGGTGCCTGAGCTGGATGGGGTCCGCATCTTCTCCTGCAGTACCCATGAGTTCTTGCACGAGGTTCCAG TGGCCAGCGAGGAGATCTTTAAAATTGCCTCAATGGCCCCTGGAGCGCTACTGTTGGAGGCCCAGAAGGAATATGAG AAAGAGAGCCAGAAGGCGGATGAGTACCTGCGGGAGATCCAGGAGCTGGGGCAGCTGCCCCAGGCCGTGCAGCAGTGCATCGAGGCAGCGGGACATGAGCACTGGCCAGACATGCAGAAGAGTCTGCTCAGG GCGGCCTCCTTTGGAAAGTGTTTCCTGGACAGATTTCCACCCGACAGCTTTGTGCGCATGTGTCAGGACCTTCGTGTACTCAATGCCATTCGGGACTATCACATCGGGATTCCCCTCACCTATAGCCA atacaAGCAGCTCACCATCCAGGTGCTGCTGGACAG GCTTGTGTTGCGGAGGCTTTACCCCCTGGCCATTCAGATATGTGAGTACCTGCGGCTTCCTGAAGTGCAGGGCGTCAGCAGAATCCTGGCCCACTGGGCCTGCTACAAG GTACAACAGAAGGACGTGTCTGACGAGGATGTTGCTCGAGCCATTAACCAGAAGCTGGGGGACACACCTGGTGTCTCTTACTCTGACATTGCTGCACGAGCCTATGGCTGTGGCCGCACGGAGCTGGCCATCAAG CTGCTGGAATATGAGCCACGCTCTGGGGAACAGGTTCCCCTTCTCCTAAAGATGAAGAGGAGCAAACTGGCACTAAGCAAGGCCATCGAGAGTGGGGATACTGACCTGG TGTTCACGGTGCTGCTGCACCTGAAGAATGAGCTGAACCGAGGAGACTTTTTCATGACTCTTCGGAACCAGCCCATGGCCTTAAGTTTGTACCGACAG TTCTGTAAGCATCAAGAGCTAGAGACGCTGAAGGACCTTTACAATCAGGATGACAACCACCAGGAGCTGGGCAGCTTCCACATCCGAGCCAGCTACGCTGCAGAGGAG CGTATTGAGGGGCGAGTTGCAGCTCTGCAGACGGCAGCCGACGCATTCTACAAGGCCAAGAATGAGTTTGCAGCCAAG GCCACAGAGGATCAAATGCGGCTCCTACGGCTGCAGCGACGCCTAGAAGATGAGCTGGGGGGCCGGTTCTTAGACCTGTCTCTACACGACACGGTCACCACCCTCATCCTCAGCGGCCAAAACAAGCGCGCGGAGCAGCTGGCACGTGACTTCCGCATCCCTGACAAGAG GCTCTGGTGGCTGAAGCTGACCGCCCTGGCAGATCTGGAAGACTGGGAGGAGTTAGAGAAGTTTTCTAAGAGCAAGAAATCACCCATCGGCTATCTG CCCTTTGTGGAAATCTGCATGAAGCAACACAACAAATATGAAGCCAAAAAGTATGCTTCCCGCGTGGGTCCCGAGCAGAAGGTCAAGGCCTTGCTTCTCGTTGG GGACGTGGCTCAGGCTGCAGACGTTGCCATCGAGCACCGGAGTGAGGCAGAGATGAGCCTCGTATTGTCCCACTGCACCGGAGCCACAGATGGGGCCACGGCTGACAAGATTCAGCGGGCCCGGGCTCAAGCCCAGAAGAAGTGA
- the VPS16 gene encoding vacuolar protein sorting-associated protein 16 homolog isoform X3, which produces MDCYTANWNPLGDSAFYRTSLGDPCISQIAVILCQFASLKYELYSMDWDLKEELRDCLVAAAPYGGPIALLRNPGRKEKPASARPVLEIYSASGVPLASLLWKSGPMVSLGWSAEEELLCVQEDGVVLVYGLHGDFRRHFSMGNEVLQNRVLDARIFHTEFGSGVAILTGAHRFTLSANVGDLKLRRMPEVPGLQSAPSCWTTVCQDRVAHILLAVGPDLYLLDHAACSAVIPPGLAPGVSSFLQMAVSFTYRHLALFTDTGYIWMGTASLKEKLCEFNCNIRAPPKQMVWCSRPRSKERAVVVAWERRLMVVGDAPEGIQFVLDEDSYLVPELDGVRIFSCSTHEFLHEVPVASEEIFKIASMAPGALLLEAQKEYEAASFGKCFLDRFPPDSFVRMCQDLRVLNAIRDYHIGIPLTYSQYKQLTIQVLLDRLVLRRLYPLAIQICEYLRLPEVQGVSRILAHWACYKVQQKDVSDEDVARAINQKLGDTPGVSYSDIAARAYGCGRTELAIKLLEYEPRSGEQVPLLLKMKRSKLALSKAIESGDTDLVFTVLLHLKNELNRGDFFMTLRNQPMALSLYRQFCKHQELETLKDLYNQDDNHQELGSFHIRASYAAEERIEGRVAALQTAADAFYKAKNEFAAKATEDQMRLLRLQRRLEDELGGRFLDLSLHDTVTTLILSGQNKRAEQLARDFRIPDKRLWWLKLTALADLEDWEELEKFSKSKKSPIGYLPFVEICMKQHNKYEAKKYASRVGPEQKVKALLLVGDVAQAADVAIEHRSEAEMSLVLSHCTGATDGATADKIQRARAQAQKK; this is translated from the exons ATGGACTGCTACACCGCGAACTGGAACCCGCTTGGGGACTCTGCCTTTTACCG CACGTCTCTTGGTGATCCATGCATATCTCAGATTGCAGTCATCTTGTGCCAGTTTGCCAGTTT GAAATATGAGCTGTATAGCATGGACTGGGACCTGAAGGAGGAACTGAGGGACTGCCTGGTGGCCGCCGCGCCCTATGGGGGCCCCATTG CGCTGCTGAGGAACCCTGGGCGGAAGGAGAAGCCTGCCAGCGCACGGCCAGTTCTCGAGATCTACTCGGCTTCTGGTGTGCCTCTGGCCAGTCTGCTG TGGAAGAGTGGGCCCATGGTGTCCCTGGGCTGGTCAGCTGAGGAGGAGCTGCTCTGTGTGCAGGAAGACGGGGTCGTGCTGGTTTATGGGCTTCATGGTGACTTCCGGAGACACTTCAGCATGGGCAAT GAGGTGCTCCAGAACCGGGTTCTAGATGCCCGGATCTTCCATACTGAGTTTGGTTCTGGGGTGGCCATCCTCACAGGGGCTCACCGCTTCACCCTCAGTGCCAATGTGGGCGACCTCAAACTCCGCCGGATGCCAGAGGTGCCAG GTCTGCAGAGTGCACCCTCATGCTGGACCACAGTGTGCCAGGACCGAGTGGCACACATTCTTCTGGCTGTAGGACCTGATCTTTACCTCCTGGATCACGCAGCCTGCTCTGCAGTG ATACCACCTGGCCTAGCTCCAGGAGTGAGCAGCTTCCTGCAGATGGCTGTCTCCTTCACCTACAGACACCTGGCGCTCTTCACAGACACAGGGTACATCTGGATGGGGACAGCATCTCTCAAG GAGAAGCTGTGTGAGTTCAACTGCAACATCCGGGCTCCCCCGAAGCAGATGGTCTG GTGCAGCCGTCCTCGCAGCAAGGAGAGGGCCGTTGTGGTAGCCTGGGAGAGGCGGCTAATGGTGGTGGGCGACGCACCTGAGGGCATCCA GTTCGTGCTGGATGAGGACTCCTACCTGGTGCCTGAGCTGGATGGGGTCCGCATCTTCTCCTGCAGTACCCATGAGTTCTTGCACGAGGTTCCAG TGGCCAGCGAGGAGATCTTTAAAATTGCCTCAATGGCCCCTGGAGCGCTACTGTTGGAGGCCCAGAAGGAATATGAG GCGGCCTCCTTTGGAAAGTGTTTCCTGGACAGATTTCCACCCGACAGCTTTGTGCGCATGTGTCAGGACCTTCGTGTACTCAATGCCATTCGGGACTATCACATCGGGATTCCCCTCACCTATAGCCA atacaAGCAGCTCACCATCCAGGTGCTGCTGGACAG GCTTGTGTTGCGGAGGCTTTACCCCCTGGCCATTCAGATATGTGAGTACCTGCGGCTTCCTGAAGTGCAGGGCGTCAGCAGAATCCTGGCCCACTGGGCCTGCTACAAG GTACAACAGAAGGACGTGTCTGACGAGGATGTTGCTCGAGCCATTAACCAGAAGCTGGGGGACACACCTGGTGTCTCTTACTCTGACATTGCTGCACGAGCCTATGGCTGTGGCCGCACGGAGCTGGCCATCAAG CTGCTGGAATATGAGCCACGCTCTGGGGAACAGGTTCCCCTTCTCCTAAAGATGAAGAGGAGCAAACTGGCACTAAGCAAGGCCATCGAGAGTGGGGATACTGACCTGG TGTTCACGGTGCTGCTGCACCTGAAGAATGAGCTGAACCGAGGAGACTTTTTCATGACTCTTCGGAACCAGCCCATGGCCTTAAGTTTGTACCGACAG TTCTGTAAGCATCAAGAGCTAGAGACGCTGAAGGACCTTTACAATCAGGATGACAACCACCAGGAGCTGGGCAGCTTCCACATCCGAGCCAGCTACGCTGCAGAGGAG CGTATTGAGGGGCGAGTTGCAGCTCTGCAGACGGCAGCCGACGCATTCTACAAGGCCAAGAATGAGTTTGCAGCCAAG GCCACAGAGGATCAAATGCGGCTCCTACGGCTGCAGCGACGCCTAGAAGATGAGCTGGGGGGCCGGTTCTTAGACCTGTCTCTACACGACACGGTCACCACCCTCATCCTCAGCGGCCAAAACAAGCGCGCGGAGCAGCTGGCACGTGACTTCCGCATCCCTGACAAGAG GCTCTGGTGGCTGAAGCTGACCGCCCTGGCAGATCTGGAAGACTGGGAGGAGTTAGAGAAGTTTTCTAAGAGCAAGAAATCACCCATCGGCTATCTG CCCTTTGTGGAAATCTGCATGAAGCAACACAACAAATATGAAGCCAAAAAGTATGCTTCCCGCGTGGGTCCCGAGCAGAAGGTCAAGGCCTTGCTTCTCGTTGG GGACGTGGCTCAGGCTGCAGACGTTGCCATCGAGCACCGGAGTGAGGCAGAGATGAGCCTCGTATTGTCCCACTGCACCGGAGCCACAGATGGGGCCACGGCTGACAAGATTCAGCGGGCCCGGGCTCAAGCCCAGAAGAAGTGA
- the VPS16 gene encoding vacuolar protein sorting-associated protein 16 homolog isoform X4, protein MDCYTANWNPLGDSAFYRTSLGDPCISQIAVILCQFASLKYELYSMDWDLKEELRDCLVAAAPYGGPIALLRNPGRKEKPASARPVLEIYSASGVPLASLLWKSGPMVSLGWSAEEELLCVQEDGVVLVYGLHGDFRRHFSMGNEVLQNRVLDARIFHTEFGSGVAILTGAHRFTLSANVGDLKLRRMPEVPGLQSAPSCWTTVCQDRVAHILLAVGPDLYLLDHAACSAVIPPGLAPGVSSFLQMAVSFTYRHLALFTDTGYIWMGTASLKEKLCEFNCNIRAPPKQMVWCSRPRSKERAVVVAWERRLMVVGDAPEGIQYKQLTIQVLLDRLVLRRLYPLAIQICEYLRLPEVQGVSRILAHWACYKVQQKDVSDEDVARAINQKLGDTPGVSYSDIAARAYGCGRTELAIKLLEYEPRSGEQVPLLLKMKRSKLALSKAIESGDTDLVFTVLLHLKNELNRGDFFMTLRNQPMALSLYRQFCKHQELETLKDLYNQDDNHQELGSFHIRASYAAEERIEGRVAALQTAADAFYKAKNEFAAKATEDQMRLLRLQRRLEDELGGRFLDLSLHDTVTTLILSGQNKRAEQLARDFRIPDKRLWWLKLTALADLEDWEELEKFSKSKKSPIGYLPFVEICMKQHNKYEAKKYASRVGPEQKVKALLLVGDVAQAADVAIEHRSEAEMSLVLSHCTGATDGATADKIQRARAQAQKK, encoded by the exons ATGGACTGCTACACCGCGAACTGGAACCCGCTTGGGGACTCTGCCTTTTACCG CACGTCTCTTGGTGATCCATGCATATCTCAGATTGCAGTCATCTTGTGCCAGTTTGCCAGTTT GAAATATGAGCTGTATAGCATGGACTGGGACCTGAAGGAGGAACTGAGGGACTGCCTGGTGGCCGCCGCGCCCTATGGGGGCCCCATTG CGCTGCTGAGGAACCCTGGGCGGAAGGAGAAGCCTGCCAGCGCACGGCCAGTTCTCGAGATCTACTCGGCTTCTGGTGTGCCTCTGGCCAGTCTGCTG TGGAAGAGTGGGCCCATGGTGTCCCTGGGCTGGTCAGCTGAGGAGGAGCTGCTCTGTGTGCAGGAAGACGGGGTCGTGCTGGTTTATGGGCTTCATGGTGACTTCCGGAGACACTTCAGCATGGGCAAT GAGGTGCTCCAGAACCGGGTTCTAGATGCCCGGATCTTCCATACTGAGTTTGGTTCTGGGGTGGCCATCCTCACAGGGGCTCACCGCTTCACCCTCAGTGCCAATGTGGGCGACCTCAAACTCCGCCGGATGCCAGAGGTGCCAG GTCTGCAGAGTGCACCCTCATGCTGGACCACAGTGTGCCAGGACCGAGTGGCACACATTCTTCTGGCTGTAGGACCTGATCTTTACCTCCTGGATCACGCAGCCTGCTCTGCAGTG ATACCACCTGGCCTAGCTCCAGGAGTGAGCAGCTTCCTGCAGATGGCTGTCTCCTTCACCTACAGACACCTGGCGCTCTTCACAGACACAGGGTACATCTGGATGGGGACAGCATCTCTCAAG GAGAAGCTGTGTGAGTTCAACTGCAACATCCGGGCTCCCCCGAAGCAGATGGTCTG GTGCAGCCGTCCTCGCAGCAAGGAGAGGGCCGTTGTGGTAGCCTGGGAGAGGCGGCTAATGGTGGTGGGCGACGCACCTGAGGGCATCCA atacaAGCAGCTCACCATCCAGGTGCTGCTGGACAG GCTTGTGTTGCGGAGGCTTTACCCCCTGGCCATTCAGATATGTGAGTACCTGCGGCTTCCTGAAGTGCAGGGCGTCAGCAGAATCCTGGCCCACTGGGCCTGCTACAAG GTACAACAGAAGGACGTGTCTGACGAGGATGTTGCTCGAGCCATTAACCAGAAGCTGGGGGACACACCTGGTGTCTCTTACTCTGACATTGCTGCACGAGCCTATGGCTGTGGCCGCACGGAGCTGGCCATCAAG CTGCTGGAATATGAGCCACGCTCTGGGGAACAGGTTCCCCTTCTCCTAAAGATGAAGAGGAGCAAACTGGCACTAAGCAAGGCCATCGAGAGTGGGGATACTGACCTGG TGTTCACGGTGCTGCTGCACCTGAAGAATGAGCTGAACCGAGGAGACTTTTTCATGACTCTTCGGAACCAGCCCATGGCCTTAAGTTTGTACCGACAG TTCTGTAAGCATCAAGAGCTAGAGACGCTGAAGGACCTTTACAATCAGGATGACAACCACCAGGAGCTGGGCAGCTTCCACATCCGAGCCAGCTACGCTGCAGAGGAG CGTATTGAGGGGCGAGTTGCAGCTCTGCAGACGGCAGCCGACGCATTCTACAAGGCCAAGAATGAGTTTGCAGCCAAG GCCACAGAGGATCAAATGCGGCTCCTACGGCTGCAGCGACGCCTAGAAGATGAGCTGGGGGGCCGGTTCTTAGACCTGTCTCTACACGACACGGTCACCACCCTCATCCTCAGCGGCCAAAACAAGCGCGCGGAGCAGCTGGCACGTGACTTCCGCATCCCTGACAAGAG GCTCTGGTGGCTGAAGCTGACCGCCCTGGCAGATCTGGAAGACTGGGAGGAGTTAGAGAAGTTTTCTAAGAGCAAGAAATCACCCATCGGCTATCTG CCCTTTGTGGAAATCTGCATGAAGCAACACAACAAATATGAAGCCAAAAAGTATGCTTCCCGCGTGGGTCCCGAGCAGAAGGTCAAGGCCTTGCTTCTCGTTGG GGACGTGGCTCAGGCTGCAGACGTTGCCATCGAGCACCGGAGTGAGGCAGAGATGAGCCTCGTATTGTCCCACTGCACCGGAGCCACAGATGGGGCCACGGCTGACAAGATTCAGCGGGCCCGGGCTCAAGCCCAGAAGAAGTGA
- the VPS16 gene encoding vacuolar protein sorting-associated protein 16 homolog isoform X2, translated as MDCYTANWNPLGDSAFYRKYELYSMDWDLKEELRDCLVAAAPYGGPIALLRNPGRKEKPASARPVLEIYSASGVPLASLLWKSGPMVSLGWSAEEELLCVQEDGVVLVYGLHGDFRRHFSMGNEVLQNRVLDARIFHTEFGSGVAILTGAHRFTLSANVGDLKLRRMPEVPGLQSAPSCWTTVCQDRVAHILLAVGPDLYLLDHAACSAVIPPGLAPGVSSFLQMAVSFTYRHLALFTDTGYIWMGTASLKEKLCEFNCNIRAPPKQMVWCSRPRSKERAVVVAWERRLMVVGDAPEGIQFVLDEDSYLVPELDGVRIFSCSTHEFLHEVPVASEEIFKIASMAPGALLLEAQKEYEKESQKADEYLREIQELGQLPQAVQQCIEAAGHEHWPDMQKSLLRAASFGKCFLDRFPPDSFVRMCQDLRVLNAIRDYHIGIPLTYSQYKQLTIQVLLDRLVLRRLYPLAIQICEYLRLPEVQGVSRILAHWACYKVQQKDVSDEDVARAINQKLGDTPGVSYSDIAARAYGCGRTELAIKLLEYEPRSGEQVPLLLKMKRSKLALSKAIESGDTDLVFTVLLHLKNELNRGDFFMTLRNQPMALSLYRQFCKHQELETLKDLYNQDDNHQELGSFHIRASYAAEERIEGRVAALQTAADAFYKAKNEFAAKATEDQMRLLRLQRRLEDELGGRFLDLSLHDTVTTLILSGQNKRAEQLARDFRIPDKRLWWLKLTALADLEDWEELEKFSKSKKSPIGYLPFVEICMKQHNKYEAKKYASRVGPEQKVKALLLVGDVAQAADVAIEHRSEAEMSLVLSHCTGATDGATADKIQRARAQAQKK; from the exons ATGGACTGCTACACCGCGAACTGGAACCCGCTTGGGGACTCTGCCTTTTACCG GAAATATGAGCTGTATAGCATGGACTGGGACCTGAAGGAGGAACTGAGGGACTGCCTGGTGGCCGCCGCGCCCTATGGGGGCCCCATTG CGCTGCTGAGGAACCCTGGGCGGAAGGAGAAGCCTGCCAGCGCACGGCCAGTTCTCGAGATCTACTCGGCTTCTGGTGTGCCTCTGGCCAGTCTGCTG TGGAAGAGTGGGCCCATGGTGTCCCTGGGCTGGTCAGCTGAGGAGGAGCTGCTCTGTGTGCAGGAAGACGGGGTCGTGCTGGTTTATGGGCTTCATGGTGACTTCCGGAGACACTTCAGCATGGGCAAT GAGGTGCTCCAGAACCGGGTTCTAGATGCCCGGATCTTCCATACTGAGTTTGGTTCTGGGGTGGCCATCCTCACAGGGGCTCACCGCTTCACCCTCAGTGCCAATGTGGGCGACCTCAAACTCCGCCGGATGCCAGAGGTGCCAG GTCTGCAGAGTGCACCCTCATGCTGGACCACAGTGTGCCAGGACCGAGTGGCACACATTCTTCTGGCTGTAGGACCTGATCTTTACCTCCTGGATCACGCAGCCTGCTCTGCAGTG ATACCACCTGGCCTAGCTCCAGGAGTGAGCAGCTTCCTGCAGATGGCTGTCTCCTTCACCTACAGACACCTGGCGCTCTTCACAGACACAGGGTACATCTGGATGGGGACAGCATCTCTCAAG GAGAAGCTGTGTGAGTTCAACTGCAACATCCGGGCTCCCCCGAAGCAGATGGTCTG GTGCAGCCGTCCTCGCAGCAAGGAGAGGGCCGTTGTGGTAGCCTGGGAGAGGCGGCTAATGGTGGTGGGCGACGCACCTGAGGGCATCCA GTTCGTGCTGGATGAGGACTCCTACCTGGTGCCTGAGCTGGATGGGGTCCGCATCTTCTCCTGCAGTACCCATGAGTTCTTGCACGAGGTTCCAG TGGCCAGCGAGGAGATCTTTAAAATTGCCTCAATGGCCCCTGGAGCGCTACTGTTGGAGGCCCAGAAGGAATATGAG AAAGAGAGCCAGAAGGCGGATGAGTACCTGCGGGAGATCCAGGAGCTGGGGCAGCTGCCCCAGGCCGTGCAGCAGTGCATCGAGGCAGCGGGACATGAGCACTGGCCAGACATGCAGAAGAGTCTGCTCAGG GCGGCCTCCTTTGGAAAGTGTTTCCTGGACAGATTTCCACCCGACAGCTTTGTGCGCATGTGTCAGGACCTTCGTGTACTCAATGCCATTCGGGACTATCACATCGGGATTCCCCTCACCTATAGCCA atacaAGCAGCTCACCATCCAGGTGCTGCTGGACAG GCTTGTGTTGCGGAGGCTTTACCCCCTGGCCATTCAGATATGTGAGTACCTGCGGCTTCCTGAAGTGCAGGGCGTCAGCAGAATCCTGGCCCACTGGGCCTGCTACAAG GTACAACAGAAGGACGTGTCTGACGAGGATGTTGCTCGAGCCATTAACCAGAAGCTGGGGGACACACCTGGTGTCTCTTACTCTGACATTGCTGCACGAGCCTATGGCTGTGGCCGCACGGAGCTGGCCATCAAG CTGCTGGAATATGAGCCACGCTCTGGGGAACAGGTTCCCCTTCTCCTAAAGATGAAGAGGAGCAAACTGGCACTAAGCAAGGCCATCGAGAGTGGGGATACTGACCTGG TGTTCACGGTGCTGCTGCACCTGAAGAATGAGCTGAACCGAGGAGACTTTTTCATGACTCTTCGGAACCAGCCCATGGCCTTAAGTTTGTACCGACAG TTCTGTAAGCATCAAGAGCTAGAGACGCTGAAGGACCTTTACAATCAGGATGACAACCACCAGGAGCTGGGCAGCTTCCACATCCGAGCCAGCTACGCTGCAGAGGAG CGTATTGAGGGGCGAGTTGCAGCTCTGCAGACGGCAGCCGACGCATTCTACAAGGCCAAGAATGAGTTTGCAGCCAAG GCCACAGAGGATCAAATGCGGCTCCTACGGCTGCAGCGACGCCTAGAAGATGAGCTGGGGGGCCGGTTCTTAGACCTGTCTCTACACGACACGGTCACCACCCTCATCCTCAGCGGCCAAAACAAGCGCGCGGAGCAGCTGGCACGTGACTTCCGCATCCCTGACAAGAG GCTCTGGTGGCTGAAGCTGACCGCCCTGGCAGATCTGGAAGACTGGGAGGAGTTAGAGAAGTTTTCTAAGAGCAAGAAATCACCCATCGGCTATCTG CCCTTTGTGGAAATCTGCATGAAGCAACACAACAAATATGAAGCCAAAAAGTATGCTTCCCGCGTGGGTCCCGAGCAGAAGGTCAAGGCCTTGCTTCTCGTTGG GGACGTGGCTCAGGCTGCAGACGTTGCCATCGAGCACCGGAGTGAGGCAGAGATGAGCCTCGTATTGTCCCACTGCACCGGAGCCACAGATGGGGCCACGGCTGACAAGATTCAGCGGGCCCGGGCTCAAGCCCAGAAGAAGTGA